TTTGCAAGCTAAAGTAAGACGCCGACAACCTTTAATACTATGCTGAAAAGCATGATAAAAGGTGATCAGAAGGGTAATACCGCTCACTTAATGAAATACCCTAGGGCAACAACGGCACAAGCTTTCTTTCTACCTGCAAATGATTGGTTAACATCACTTTCAAACTAACATAATAGAACAATAAAAAAGCCACTCTATATGAGTGGCTTTTTTAGACAAAAAATAAGCTTATCGCTCTATTTCAGCTTTATTTTTTAAAAAGTCCTGCTGGCCCTGGGTACTAAGACTCGCTTGGGTTTGATTCAAGTAACGCTCGTAGACAAGTTTCTGATCATCAGAAACCAACTCACTACCAGCATCAATTTTATTCAACCTAATCAAAGCCAAATCACCGTTTGATAAGCCCTTAACTTCAATCACAGGATCACCGTTTGGGTGAGGCAAAGAGAAAGCCAATGACGTCATTTCATCTTGACCACGCTTAGCACCTTCAACAGAAGACCATTCAGTAGCACGTGCACTTTTCGCCGCATCTGCTTTCACACGAAGAGAAGCAACTGCTTTATTTTGAACCACTATCGAAGCAACCTGCTCCTTCGTATCGTCATAAGACTGGAAAGCTTCCTGTTTATGATCATTCAAATGCAACACAGCAACTTGGTCATCATTTAATTCTATCAAGTTACTATTTTGGCCATCTTCCAACACCGCATTGCCAAATGCAGCCGCAATAACCGCTGCGTTACTAGTCACTTCATCAGAACCGCCATCACGCCCGAAATACGCACTTTGAAGAACGTCTACGCCGTATTCTTTTGCGATGATATCTAATTTGTCACTAGCGTAAGCTAGATCGGTAATATCTTCATGTGCAGTCAACAACGCATCGACTGCCTTAGCTTCCAATAGCCCTTGCTTCAACTCTGCTTCTTTCGACGCAAATGTTGGTACGTCTGGCTTAGTAATATCATTCAATTTAATAAGGTGATAACCAAACCCACTCTTAACAGATTTTAGCTCGCCCTTTTTCATTGAAAATAACGCATCGTCAAAAGCTTGATCTATCGTGCCTTTTTCAACATAACCTAGATTACCGCCATCATTTTTCGAGCCAATATCATCAGAATATTCAGCCGCCAAGTCTGCAAAATCTTCACCGGACTTTAACTTGGCCTGAACTTCTTCAAGGCGACTTTCAGCGTCTTTATCACTTCGATCTGCTGTATCAATCAAAATATGTGACGCCGATCTTTCTTCTTGAACAAAACTTGAAATAGATGCTTGGTAAGCATCTTGCAACTCCGCATCCGTCACATTGACCTTGCTGTAAAAATCCGAACTGGAAATTACAACGTAATTAACTTTAACTTGTTCAGGCGTTTTAAAACTTTCTTTATTGGCATCGTAATACGCTTTTAACTCATCATCTGACACACTGGTGTTTTCCGACTCATCCGCCAAAGAGAACGAAACATAATCATACGTTCTTTCTTGTGATTGCAACTTAGAGACGCTGTCTACTTGATAAGGTAAAACAAATTCTGAGCCTGAGATTGCATTGCGAGGCTGTTGAATCAAAACATCTTGCTTAATGCGCTCTTTAAAAGCGAGCGGCGTAAAACCAAGAGAACGGATGAAGTTAAGATATGTATTTTGGTCAAACTGACCATTAACTTGAAACTGTTCAGCTTGTAATAAATAAGCATCTACTTGAGCATCTGA
This genomic stretch from Marinomonas primoryensis harbors:
- a CDS encoding SurA N-terminal domain-containing protein — protein: MLQDIRDKSQGIVVKIIVGFIVVTFALFGVDALVNSFISSDSVAKVDGVEITRTQMLQGAETQRRQLISMMGGQVNPALLEDNLLQRRALEELVQRVVLANQAKGLGLGVSDAQVDAYLLQAEQFQVNGQFDQNTYLNFIRSLGFTPLAFKERIKQDVLIQQPRNAISGSEFVLPYQVDSVSKLQSQERTYDYVSFSLADESENTSVSDDELKAYYDANKESFKTPEQVKVNYVVISSSDFYSKVNVTDAELQDAYQASISSFVQEERSASHILIDTADRSDKDAESRLEEVQAKLKSGEDFADLAAEYSDDIGSKNDGGNLGYVEKGTIDQAFDDALFSMKKGELKSVKSGFGYHLIKLNDITKPDVPTFASKEAELKQGLLEAKAVDALLTAHEDITDLAYASDKLDIIAKEYGVDVLQSAYFGRDGGSDEVTSNAAVIAAAFGNAVLEDGQNSNLIELNDDQVAVLHLNDHKQEAFQSYDDTKEQVASIVVQNKAVASLRVKADAAKSARATEWSSVEGAKRGQDEMTSLAFSLPHPNGDPVIEVKGLSNGDLALIRLNKIDAGSELVSDDQKLVYERYLNQTQASLSTQGQQDFLKNKAEIER